From the genome of Blautia pseudococcoides, one region includes:
- a CDS encoding ABC-F family ATP-binding cassette domain-containing protein translates to MSILNVEHLSHGFGDRAIFQDVSFRLLKGEHIGLVGANGEGKSTFMNIITNKLMPDEGKIEWAKNVRVGYLDQHTALEKGMTIRDVMKSAFAWLFEMEENMNTICDRMGEASEEELNRMMEELGTIQDLLTMHDFYIIDSKVEEVGRALGLTDIGLDKDVTDLSGGQRTKVLLGKLLLEKPDILLLDEPTNYLDEVHIEWLKRYLQEYENAFILISHDIPFLNQVVNLIYHMDSQQLNRYVGDYDHFQEVYAVKKAQLEAAYQRQQQEISELKDFVARNKARVATRNMAMSRQKKLDKMDMIELAKEKPKPEFHFLTARTPSRFVVETKELVIGYEEPLSKPLTLTVERGEKIALVGANGIGKTTLLKSILGLIPALSGTVRLGDYLEIGYFEQEMPQGNKRSCIEEIWEEFPAYTQYEVRAALAKCGLTTKHIESLVRVLSGGEQAKVRLCKILNRESNLLLLDEPTNHLDADAKAELKRALQEYKGTILMVCHEPEFYNGLVSKVWDCSEWTTRI, encoded by the coding sequence ATGAGTATATTAAACGTAGAACATTTGTCCCACGGCTTCGGTGACAGGGCTATTTTTCAGGATGTATCTTTCCGCCTTTTAAAAGGCGAGCATATCGGCCTTGTGGGGGCCAACGGTGAGGGAAAATCCACCTTCATGAATATTATCACCAACAAGCTGATGCCGGATGAGGGGAAGATCGAGTGGGCCAAAAATGTCCGTGTGGGATACCTGGACCAGCATACCGCCCTGGAAAAGGGAATGACCATCCGGGACGTGATGAAATCTGCATTTGCCTGGCTTTTTGAGATGGAGGAGAACATGAATACCATCTGCGACCGCATGGGGGAGGCTTCCGAGGAGGAGCTGAACCGGATGATGGAGGAACTGGGCACCATTCAGGATCTGCTCACCATGCACGATTTCTACATTATAGACTCCAAGGTGGAGGAGGTGGGAAGGGCACTGGGCCTTACGGATATCGGCCTTGACAAGGACGTGACGGATCTGAGCGGGGGGCAGAGAACCAAGGTCTTACTGGGAAAACTGCTTCTGGAGAAACCGGATATCCTGCTTTTGGATGAGCCTACCAACTATCTGGACGAGGTGCACATTGAATGGCTGAAACGGTATCTGCAGGAATATGAAAATGCTTTTATACTGATTTCCCATGACATCCCCTTCCTGAACCAGGTAGTAAATCTGATCTACCACATGGACAGCCAGCAGTTGAACCGGTATGTGGGGGACTATGACCATTTCCAGGAGGTCTACGCAGTGAAGAAAGCACAGCTTGAGGCTGCGTACCAGAGGCAGCAGCAGGAGATCAGCGAGCTGAAGGACTTTGTTGCCCGCAATAAAGCCCGGGTGGCTACCAGGAATATGGCAATGTCCAGACAGAAGAAGCTGGACAAGATGGATATGATCGAGCTGGCGAAGGAAAAACCAAAGCCGGAATTCCATTTCCTCACAGCCAGAACCCCCAGCCGTTTTGTGGTGGAGACAAAAGAACTGGTGATAGGCTATGAGGAGCCGTTATCAAAACCCCTGACCCTGACCGTGGAGCGGGGGGAGAAGATCGCGCTTGTGGGTGCTAACGGCATCGGCAAGACGACTCTTTTGAAAAGTATCCTGGGACTGATCCCTGCCTTGTCCGGTACGGTCCGTCTGGGGGATTACCTGGAGATCGGCTACTTTGAACAAGAAATGCCCCAGGGCAACAAGCGGTCATGTATTGAAGAAATATGGGAAGAGTTTCCCGCTTACACCCAGTATGAGGTGAGGGCTGCCCTGGCAAAATGCGGCCTGACCACCAAGCATATTGAGAGCCTGGTGCGCGTATTGAGCGGGGGGGAGCAGGCAAAAGTCAGACTCTGCAAGATCCTGAACCGGGAGAGCAACCTGCTTTTACTGGATGAGCCAACCAACCATCTGGACGCGGATGCCAAGGCGGAGTTAAAGCGTGCCCTGCAGGAATATAAAGGGACCATCCTGATGGTCTGCCATGAACCGGAGTTCTACAACGGCCTGGTATCCAAGGTGTGGGACTGTTCGGAGTGGACAACAAGGATCTGA
- the ispF gene encoding 2-C-methyl-D-erythritol 2,4-cyclodiphosphate synthase, with protein MRVGMGYDVHKLTEGRDLILGGVNIPWEKGLLGHSDADVLLHAIMDALLGAAALHDIGRHFPDTDPKYKGISSMKLLAHVGTLLEKNMYVVNNIDATIIAQKPKMLPHIDTMRKNIAEVLHLEENQVNIKATTEEGLGFTGAGEGISAQAICALTDARDLMMDDRMQSGCGGCCQKK; from the coding sequence ATACGTGTAGGTATGGGGTATGATGTACACAAACTGACAGAGGGAAGGGATCTGATACTGGGAGGCGTGAATATCCCCTGGGAGAAAGGCCTTCTGGGACATTCTGATGCGGATGTGCTTCTGCATGCCATTATGGACGCACTTTTAGGCGCTGCGGCGCTTCATGATATCGGCAGGCATTTTCCGGACACAGACCCAAAATACAAGGGCATATCCAGTATGAAGCTGCTTGCCCATGTGGGAACCCTTCTGGAAAAAAATATGTATGTGGTCAATAATATAGACGCGACCATTATTGCCCAGAAACCAAAGATGCTGCCACACATTGATACTATGAGGAAAAATATAGCAGAGGTCCTGCATCTGGAGGAAAACCAGGTCAATATAAAGGCCACCACAGAGGAAGGCCTTGGCTTTACAGGGGCAGGGGAGGGGATTTCCGCCCAGGCCATCTGCGCGCTCACAGACGCCAGGGATCTGATGATGGATGACCGCATGCAAAGCGGCTGCGGCGGCTGCTGCCAGAAAAAGTAA